A region from the Candidatus Krumholzibacteriia bacterium genome encodes:
- the glgC gene encoding glucose-1-phosphate adenylyltransferase yields the protein MVRSRSAGGVLAVVLAGGEGRRLLPLTRDRSKPAVPFAGRYRVIDFVLSNLVNSGVDRIYVLTQYKAQSLIEHLQRAWIRMQGRDSFLVAVPAQMQTGSSWYCGTANAVHQNLHLLRRCPAEVVAVFGADHIYKMNVEQMVDFHHARKAAVTVAALAVPVEQATSFGVIEVDDKARIVGFQEKPENPRPIPGNESHALVSMGNYLFAPDVLEHALLHDADDAGSDNDFGRDVLPYLLDREPMFAYDFRRNRIPSEREFERAYWRDIGSIEAYYDANMDLRRVQPRLNLYNWDWPIHTASFADPPAKFVFDESNRRGMAIDSILAGGSIVAGGYVRDSVIGRNVFVDAGARVIESIIQDNVTIAPGAEIVRAIVDKNAQIPAGAQIKPEHDPVIAGSIVTNTGITVVPRATHPPEHADAREH from the coding sequence ATGGTCCGATCCCGCAGCGCTGGTGGTGTCCTCGCCGTCGTTCTCGCCGGTGGAGAGGGGCGTCGCCTGCTCCCCCTGACGCGGGACCGCAGCAAGCCGGCGGTTCCCTTCGCCGGTCGCTACCGCGTCATCGACTTCGTCCTGTCGAACCTCGTGAACTCGGGAGTCGACCGGATCTACGTGCTGACCCAGTACAAGGCGCAGTCGCTGATCGAACACCTGCAGCGGGCGTGGATTCGCATGCAGGGGCGCGACTCCTTCCTGGTGGCCGTCCCGGCGCAGATGCAGACGGGATCGAGCTGGTACTGCGGAACGGCGAATGCCGTGCACCAGAACCTGCACCTGCTTCGACGCTGCCCGGCCGAGGTGGTCGCGGTGTTCGGCGCCGACCACATCTACAAGATGAACGTGGAGCAGATGGTCGACTTCCATCACGCGCGCAAGGCGGCCGTGACGGTGGCCGCCCTGGCGGTGCCGGTGGAGCAGGCCACGTCGTTCGGGGTGATCGAGGTCGACGACAAGGCCCGGATCGTGGGCTTCCAGGAGAAACCGGAGAACCCGCGCCCGATCCCGGGCAACGAGAGCCACGCACTGGTGTCGATGGGCAACTACCTGTTCGCCCCCGACGTCCTCGAGCACGCCCTGCTGCACGACGCCGACGACGCCGGCAGCGACAACGACTTCGGCCGTGACGTGCTTCCCTACCTGCTCGACCGCGAGCCGATGTTCGCCTACGACTTCCGGCGCAACCGGATCCCGAGCGAGCGCGAGTTCGAACGCGCCTACTGGCGCGACATCGGGAGTATCGAGGCCTACTACGACGCGAACATGGACCTGCGCCGCGTGCAGCCGCGACTGAACCTGTACAACTGGGACTGGCCGATCCACACTGCGAGCTTCGCCGACCCCCCGGCCAAGTTCGTGTTCGACGAGTCGAACCGGCGGGGCATGGCGATCGATTCGATCCTCGCCGGCGGTTCGATCGTTGCCGGGGGTTACGTGCGCGACAGCGTGATCGGTCGCAACGTCTTCGTCGACGCCGGGGCCCGGGTGATCGAGTCGATCATCCAGGACAACGTCACCATTGCTCCGGGAGCCGAGATCGTCCGGGCGATCGTCGACAAGAACGCGCAGATCCCTGCGGGAGCGCAGATCAAGCCCGAGCACGATCCCGTCATCGCGGGGTCGATCGTCACGAACACCGGAATCACCGTCGTCCCCCGCGCCACGCATCCGCCGGAGCACGCAGACGCACGTGAACACTGA
- a CDS encoding SpoIID/LytB domain-containing protein: MRERIRRVLVVLWLVAWTSACAAPPADGIVSDPSDFEPDRGRTDVRVALAFAAPSVTFEATGDVRVFAEGDRWRGSAGAYHATVRAGELVLTAPSGGRVEAKSTIDLRAADPAPWRFDGDRFAGSLTVRRNDDGTVSLVNTLPVETYLRGVVPWEIGRPGEDARAAVEAQAVAARTYTYARLGRWEEYGFDLHADVRDQVYRGLSGTAPICDEAIRATAHRVAVRDGALIRAYYSSTSGGHTATLVDVWHREGAPYLIGKRDADARGRSWCRTSPHFRWTESWSAKELGDIVREHLSSELDRSLAPEDIGVLQRIDVVARDHSGRVQRLAVVTDVDRFEIWGDRIRWVLRPVGSRYGILRSTLFTVENVERDGRLVGVVLRGGGFGHGVGMCQTGALARARAGQGAGTILRAYYEGIDVVDVRSLDGWKLAR, translated from the coding sequence ATGCGTGAACGGATCCGTCGAGTCCTGGTGGTACTGTGGCTGGTGGCCTGGACCAGTGCCTGCGCGGCGCCCCCGGCCGACGGCATCGTATCCGATCCCTCGGACTTCGAGCCCGACCGCGGGCGGACCGACGTCCGCGTGGCTCTGGCCTTCGCGGCTCCGTCGGTGACCTTCGAGGCGACGGGCGACGTGCGGGTGTTCGCGGAGGGCGATCGCTGGCGCGGATCCGCCGGTGCCTACCACGCCACGGTCCGTGCGGGTGAACTGGTCCTGACCGCCCCGTCGGGCGGACGGGTCGAAGCGAAGTCGACGATCGATCTGCGGGCCGCCGACCCTGCGCCGTGGCGCTTCGACGGCGATCGCTTCGCAGGTTCGCTCACCGTACGGCGCAACGACGACGGCACCGTGAGTCTGGTCAACACGCTCCCCGTCGAGACCTACCTGCGCGGCGTGGTGCCGTGGGAGATCGGTCGCCCCGGCGAGGACGCGCGCGCGGCCGTCGAGGCCCAGGCCGTCGCGGCGCGCACCTACACCTACGCGCGTCTCGGACGCTGGGAAGAGTACGGTTTCGACCTCCACGCCGACGTCCGCGACCAGGTGTACCGCGGTCTCAGCGGTACGGCGCCGATCTGCGACGAAGCCATTCGGGCCACCGCGCACCGGGTCGCGGTGCGCGACGGCGCGTTGATCCGGGCCTACTACAGCTCGACCAGCGGTGGGCACACCGCCACGCTCGTCGACGTCTGGCACCGCGAGGGCGCACCCTACCTGATCGGCAAGCGGGACGCGGATGCCCGGGGGCGCAGTTGGTGTCGGACGTCGCCGCACTTCCGGTGGACCGAGTCGTGGTCGGCGAAGGAACTGGGCGACATCGTTCGCGAGCACCTGTCCTCCGAACTCGATCGATCTCTCGCACCCGAGGACATCGGCGTGCTGCAACGGATCGACGTCGTCGCGCGCGACCACTCGGGGCGGGTGCAGCGTCTGGCCGTGGTCACCGACGTCGACCGCTTCGAGATCTGGGGCGATCGGATCCGCTGGGTGCTGCGACCGGTCGGGTCGCGCTACGGGATCCTCCGCAGCACGTTGTTCACCGTGGAGAACGTCGAGCGCGACGGTCGTCTGGTGGGGGTGGTGCTGCGCGGTGGCGGATTCGGTCATGGCGTGGGCATGTGTCAGACCGGAGCCCTGGCCCGCGCCCGTGCCGGTCAGGGCGCAGGCACGATCCTGCGCGCGTACTACGAAGGGATCGACGTCGTCGACGTGCGTTCGCTCGACGGGTGGAAGCTCGCACGGTGA
- a CDS encoding anhydro-N-acetylmuramic acid kinase: MIGTSLDGVDAAVVEFTADLRGHRLLAHRTSPLRAADPQRLRAVAAGAATTASELSALGFALVDDHERALRQVCSEAAIDPARLDWAAAHGVTLWHAPAARGGHGWQLLPGPALAARLGCPVVHDFRSADLALGGHGAPLAPVADRLLRASSDEDRVVLNLGGIANLTALPAGAEVILAADVGPANLPLDEMVRRADPEGPGYDRDGALAVTGRVVPELVAAILAEDWVRAPLPRSWGREEFGPRWVDSIEARAPGTGLVDRLASVIEAESRALAWLLDEGLGGWKRAHSATHLLVTGGGRHNRAAMRALERALPGVVLDGIEVLGEDADAKEAVDFALLGGLCVQRRGAGVESTTGARGDTVLGSLAPGRTGIRRTDA, translated from the coding sequence ATGATCGGCACCAGTCTCGACGGCGTGGACGCCGCGGTGGTGGAGTTCACCGCCGACCTGCGCGGCCATCGCCTGCTGGCCCACCGGACCTCGCCTCTGCGCGCTGCTGATCCGCAACGGCTGCGGGCCGTCGCGGCGGGTGCGGCGACCACCGCTTCCGAACTCAGCGCCCTGGGCTTCGCCCTGGTCGACGACCACGAACGTGCCCTGCGGCAGGTCTGTTCGGAAGCCGCGATCGATCCGGCCCGACTGGACTGGGCGGCGGCGCACGGAGTCACCCTGTGGCACGCTCCCGCCGCACGTGGCGGGCACGGGTGGCAGCTCCTCCCCGGCCCCGCCCTCGCCGCGCGGCTCGGCTGCCCGGTGGTCCACGATTTCCGCAGCGCGGACCTCGCGCTCGGCGGTCACGGCGCGCCGCTGGCTCCGGTGGCCGACCGACTCCTGCGCGCGTCGTCCGACGAGGACCGCGTGGTCCTGAACCTGGGGGGCATTGCCAATCTGACTGCTCTGCCGGCCGGGGCCGAAGTGATCCTGGCCGCCGACGTCGGACCGGCGAACCTGCCGCTCGACGAGATGGTGCGACGTGCCGACCCCGAGGGTCCGGGCTACGACCGCGACGGCGCGCTCGCCGTGACGGGCCGTGTGGTGCCGGAGCTCGTCGCGGCGATCCTGGCCGAGGACTGGGTCCGCGCTCCGCTGCCCCGGAGCTGGGGGCGCGAGGAATTCGGTCCGCGTTGGGTCGACTCGATCGAGGCGCGCGCGCCCGGCACCGGCCTCGTCGATCGCCTCGCGTCGGTGATCGAGGCCGAGAGCCGTGCGCTCGCCTGGTTGCTCGACGAGGGTCTGGGTGGGTGGAAGCGGGCACACAGCGCCACGCACCTGCTGGTGACCGGCGGAGGGCGCCACAACCGGGCCGCGATGCGCGCGCTCGAACGGGCGCTGCCGGGTGTGGTGCTGGACGGGATCGAGGTCCTCGGCGAGGATGCCGACGCCAAGGAAGCCGTGGACTTCGCGCTGCTCGGTGGGCTCTGTGTGCAACGACGCGGCGCGGGTGTGGAATCGACCACGGGCGCGCGGGGCGACACCGTTCTCGGCAGCCTCGCGCCCGGACGAACCGGGATCAGGAGAACCGATGCGTGA
- a CDS encoding glycoside hydrolase family 3 N-terminal domain-containing protein: MSDPRPALVGLSGPALDDDERDLLARLRPQGVLLFERNATDEQQLRALTHEVDARLRDAGVDTPLVASDTEGGIVFPLHRVLDPGPGATTLGWIDRTELTETVHADRGARLRASGVNLVLAPVADVDVAGNPVIGTRAFGRDPEHVRRHVAAAVRGLHRGGVACCVKHWPGHGAARVDSHLELPVLDRDDAALRAVDAPPFEDAVAAGVDAVMTGHLRVPAWQSVGTGPVSVDPAAIARLRSTLGFDGPLLGDAIEMQALAGYGPGALRSAGLDLVLFAAPLARIETAVRELDPTPAHAWHVPAAPRTEPASEVPWDFALRRDGEWPVPSPRRWWVVDEAGGDRLLRVPDDTADPLGHGHATGHRAWENALAPIADHVDVITIERLADLEPTSDEGVALLSVRSGRFDDLSDRIATLRPAAWLLGGAAAIDDLRVGPGVAAARCAEVRPRLLERVLRSGAI, translated from the coding sequence GTGAGCGACCCGCGTCCGGCGCTGGTGGGCCTCTCCGGCCCCGCACTCGACGACGACGAACGCGACCTGCTGGCGCGCCTGCGACCGCAGGGCGTGTTGTTGTTCGAACGCAACGCGACCGACGAGCAGCAATTGCGGGCGTTGACCCACGAAGTCGACGCCCGGTTGCGTGACGCAGGGGTCGACACGCCCCTCGTGGCGTCGGACACCGAGGGCGGGATCGTCTTCCCGTTGCACCGCGTGCTGGATCCCGGCCCCGGTGCGACCACCCTGGGCTGGATCGATCGGACCGAACTGACCGAGACCGTCCACGCCGACCGCGGGGCACGACTGCGGGCGTCGGGAGTGAACCTGGTACTCGCGCCGGTCGCCGACGTGGACGTGGCCGGTAATCCGGTGATCGGAACGCGTGCCTTCGGACGCGACCCGGAGCACGTCCGGCGTCACGTCGCCGCCGCCGTGCGCGGTCTGCACCGCGGCGGCGTCGCGTGTTGCGTGAAGCACTGGCCCGGCCACGGGGCCGCGCGGGTGGACAGTCATCTGGAACTCCCGGTTCTCGACCGCGACGACGCCGCGCTGCGTGCGGTCGACGCCCCGCCCTTCGAGGACGCCGTCGCCGCGGGTGTCGACGCCGTGATGACGGGACATCTCCGCGTGCCGGCATGGCAGTCCGTCGGGACCGGTCCGGTGAGCGTGGACCCGGCCGCCATCGCCCGGCTGCGCAGCACGCTCGGGTTCGACGGACCGTTGCTGGGCGATGCCATCGAGATGCAGGCGCTCGCCGGCTACGGCCCGGGCGCTCTGCGGTCGGCAGGACTCGACCTGGTCCTGTTCGCGGCACCGCTCGCACGGATCGAGACCGCGGTGCGGGAGCTCGACCCCACTCCGGCGCACGCCTGGCACGTGCCCGCTGCGCCCCGGACCGAACCGGCGTCCGAGGTGCCCTGGGACTTCGCTCTGCGCCGCGACGGGGAATGGCCGGTTCCGTCGCCGCGACGGTGGTGGGTGGTCGACGAAGCCGGTGGCGATCGCCTGCTCCGCGTTCCCGACGACACGGCCGATCCGCTCGGTCACGGCCATGCCACCGGACACCGAGCGTGGGAGAACGCCCTCGCGCCGATCGCCGACCACGTCGACGTGATCACGATCGAGCGTCTGGCCGACCTCGAACCCACGAGCGACGAGGGCGTGGCCTTGCTCTCGGTCCGGTCCGGACGCTTCGACGATCTGTCCGATCGGATCGCCACGCTGCGGCCGGCGGCGTGGCTCCTGGGTGGTGCCGCGGCGATCGACGATCTGCGGGTGGGACCAGGAGTGGCGGCGGCTCGCTGCGCCGAGGTGCGGCCGCGTCTGCTGGAGCGTGTCCTGCGCAGCGGAGCCATTTGA